AAGTAGACCTGAAATGACAATTTGTTCCTATGTATTCTCTACTTGAGGAGGTCATGGCTTCCTAGGCTGCCTACCTCCCAATTTACCGAGACCCCATGCTTAGTTAGTAAAATGACTTTTCTatccatttttctattttattttcttatttatatctTATTTCTTCCTCTGTCCCTAATTTATCTATCCTCTATGCTACTTACATATCAGTCTAAAATGTGGCGAGATCGAATACTCGGTATCAACTCTTCCCACAAAGAGAGGTGCTGAGGAAGTTAAAAGTCGCCTGTAAACTGCTCAACAATAAACTATTGTTTTTTTAAGCCATTAAAGAATAGAAACTTCTTTGTCATTAGTTAGCTTGAAACATACAAGAGACAATAGGGCATCCTCAATAGGAGACTCTTTGGTTTGGAAGTGGTTGTGGAATCATAACCTGCCCCCAAAACTGTAAGTTTTCATATGAGGGCATCCAATTTTGAGAACTTTTTTATAATGAAACTAAAAACTTCATTAGTAAATAAAGGGAGGTAAAGTATAATATACATCATTCAAAATACTGTTTTCCTAGCCCATTTGGCTAACTGACGAACCACGTTAATAGAACATCTGTCTGTCTTCAGTGACTTAAACCCCTTCCAAGTCAAAAGAGTCTCTAATGTCAATAAGATAAAGAACGCCTCCCACGGCCACTCCTGCAATCTCTGTTGCATCATGTTACTAGCTATTGAAACAATACAATCAAACTGGCTGGCGCACTTACTGTTTTTTATCACTCAAGCAAAATAGTCACAACTTTCTTTCCCAAATCCAACACATATTCCCAGCAAATCTAAATCTGCTATGAAAGACCTGTAGCCATGCAAATCACTTCGCAAACCAACTCCACATTATAATCATAGTCAGCCCAAATCTTCTTTAGCATCTGCTACTTCAGACaaaattgcaattttttttctgaagcaTCAGGTTCGCTTTCTGTAGCCAAAGGAATGTCGTGGTTAGTTTCTGATAAAAACCTGCAACTAAGGTCCTGATGTGCAGCATCAGCAGCAGAATTTGTCGGTATAATGTTAGAATCTTCCCCAGTCCTTGGCTCCTCCAGTAAGAAAAAGGATGATGGACAATGAATTGATTGCAAGAAGTTGAAGTACGCATACTTGATATCAAACTGCATATCATACCCTATCAGAATGATACATTTCTCAGCATCAAAACTTTCAATAAACCCAAGGACGggatgcaaaataaaaattaaaagaaaaagaggaaaagactGGTTTCCGTACAATAGTTAATTGCAATGGTAAGTCCTCTGTCATCTGGACTCTGTCTAACATGATGAAACCATGTACTTGGCCTGCATTAACTCCGGTTCATCAGTTC
This portion of the Macadamia integrifolia cultivar HAES 741 unplaced genomic scaffold, SCU_Mint_v3 scaffold3223, whole genome shotgun sequence genome encodes:
- the LOC122067912 gene encoding uncharacterized protein LOC122067912 (The sequence of the model RefSeq protein was modified relative to this genomic sequence to represent the inferred CDS: added 91 bases not found in genome assembly), whose product is MEREKWRRSRCISMVRSHLSAPSSPGRFFTCVKMRKISRPLNLSNTFSMQVYVLQPSTWFHHVRQSPDDRGLTIAINYWYDMQFDIKYAYFNFLQSIHCPSSFFLLEEPRTGEDSNIIPTNSAADAAHQDLSCRFLSETNHDIPLATESEPDASEKKLQFCLK